A single region of the Pseudomonas mandelii genome encodes:
- a CDS encoding CPBP family intramembrane glutamic endopeptidase — protein sequence MLALPWTYLALLSLGYTLALTYGHLGWLAGISVALLLVAGFAVRQQKIPIARFLGHGVFIILAVALAMHWLPGFYNGRGIDPHRITDDAAPFTMYLNQDKPLIGFWLLLVCPWIVGRRSLRLSVYATALALPLSAILALGGALLLGMISWAPKWPDQAGLWVLNNLLLVTLVEEALFRGYVQGGLSRHFKHLPYGENLALLLASLLFGVAHAGAGWQWVLLAGLAGVGYGLAYRFGGLGAAIATHFGLNLLHFALFTYPMLAG from the coding sequence ATGCTCGCCCTGCCATGGACATACCTGGCCCTTCTCTCCCTCGGCTACACCCTCGCCCTGACCTACGGCCACCTCGGCTGGCTGGCCGGCATCTCCGTCGCATTGCTGCTCGTCGCTGGTTTCGCGGTCCGTCAGCAAAAAATCCCCATCGCTCGCTTCCTCGGTCACGGCGTGTTCATCATCCTCGCCGTGGCCCTGGCGATGCATTGGCTGCCCGGTTTCTACAACGGTCGTGGCATCGACCCGCATCGCATCACCGACGATGCCGCGCCGTTTACCATGTACCTGAATCAGGACAAGCCCCTGATCGGCTTTTGGCTGTTACTGGTGTGTCCGTGGATTGTCGGCCGGCGCTCTTTGCGCCTTTCGGTTTATGCCACCGCACTCGCCCTGCCCCTGAGCGCCATCCTGGCCTTGGGTGGCGCACTCTTGCTGGGGATGATCAGTTGGGCGCCGAAGTGGCCGGACCAAGCCGGGCTGTGGGTGCTGAACAATCTGCTGCTGGTGACGCTGGTCGAGGAAGCGCTGTTTCGCGGTTACGTCCAGGGTGGGCTGAGCCGGCACTTCAAACACCTGCCCTACGGTGAAAACCTGGCATTGCTGCTCGCCTCGCTGTTGTTCGGCGTGGCGCATGCGGGCGCGGGTTGGCAATGGGTGCTGCTGGCGGGTCTGGCAGGTGTCGGCTATGGTCTGGCCTACCGTTTCGGCGGATTGGGGGCGGCCATCGCCACCCATTTCGGCTTGAACCTGCTGCATTTCGCACTGTTCACGTACCCGATGCTCGCCGGCTGA
- a CDS encoding methyl-accepting chemotaxis protein — translation MRNNQPTTQRERTFPAQQRLISTTDAKGVITYCNDAFVEISGFSREELIRAPHNLVRHPDVPAAVFAHMWGTLKQGLPWMGIVKNRCKTGDHYWVNAYVTPVFEGNQVIGYESVRIKPTAEQIRRAEALYQRINQGKSAIPSTDKWLPVLQDWVPFILVSQLSFMIGASLNSHWGFALAAGLSVPLGLLGLSWQQRGLKRLLVLAGQTTSDPLIAQMYTDSRGAQARLEMSILSQEARLKTCLTRLQDTAEHLTEQARQSDTLAHNSSTGLERQRVETEQVATAVNQMAATTQEVASHVQRTADATQEANRLTGRGRDIAGETREAIQRLSVVVGETGMTVTQLAKDSDEIGGVVDVIKGIADQTNLLALNAAIEAARAGEMGRGFAVVADEVRQLAQRTSESTGQIHALIAKLQQTASTAVQTMEAGHRQAEEGVARVLEADQALVGISEAVANITDMTTQIAAATEEQSAVAEEISRNISNISQLADQTSEQAQHSALLSEELTKTANTQYSLVERFNR, via the coding sequence ATGCGTAACAACCAGCCCACCACACAACGCGAACGGACCTTTCCGGCTCAGCAACGGTTGATTTCCACCACCGATGCCAAGGGCGTGATCACCTACTGCAACGACGCCTTCGTCGAAATCAGCGGATTTTCTCGTGAAGAACTGATCCGTGCGCCGCATAACCTGGTCCGTCACCCCGACGTTCCGGCGGCGGTGTTCGCGCACATGTGGGGCACACTGAAACAAGGCTTGCCATGGATGGGCATTGTCAAGAATCGCTGCAAGACCGGTGACCACTACTGGGTTAACGCCTATGTCACACCGGTGTTCGAAGGCAATCAGGTGATCGGCTACGAATCGGTGCGGATCAAACCCACCGCCGAGCAGATCCGCCGTGCCGAGGCGCTCTACCAACGCATCAACCAGGGCAAGTCGGCCATTCCTTCGACAGACAAATGGCTGCCGGTCCTTCAGGACTGGGTGCCGTTCATTCTGGTCAGTCAACTGAGCTTCATGATCGGTGCGTCGCTCAACTCCCACTGGGGTTTCGCCCTGGCCGCCGGCCTGTCGGTGCCGCTGGGCTTGCTGGGCTTGAGCTGGCAACAGCGCGGCCTCAAGCGCTTGCTGGTGCTGGCGGGGCAAACCACCTCCGACCCGTTGATCGCGCAGATGTACACCGACAGCCGTGGCGCCCAGGCACGTCTGGAGATGTCGATTCTCAGCCAGGAAGCACGTCTGAAAACCTGCCTGACCCGCCTGCAGGACACCGCCGAGCACCTGACCGAACAAGCCAGGCAGTCCGACACCCTGGCCCACAACAGCTCCACGGGCCTGGAACGTCAACGCGTCGAAACCGAGCAAGTGGCCACCGCCGTCAATCAGATGGCCGCCACCACGCAGGAAGTCGCCAGCCACGTGCAGCGCACCGCCGATGCGACTCAGGAAGCCAATCGCCTGACCGGTCGCGGTCGCGACATCGCCGGGGAAACCCGCGAAGCCATCCAGCGCTTGTCGGTGGTGGTCGGTGAAACCGGGATGACCGTAACCCAGCTGGCCAAGGACAGCGACGAAATCGGTGGCGTGGTCGATGTCATCAAGGGCATCGCCGACCAGACCAACCTGCTGGCCCTGAACGCCGCCATCGAAGCGGCCCGTGCCGGCGAGATGGGCCGGGGTTTTGCCGTGGTGGCTGACGAAGTGCGTCAACTGGCGCAACGTACCAGCGAATCCACCGGACAGATCCACGCCCTGATCGCCAAGCTGCAACAAACCGCCAGCACCGCAGTGCAAACCATGGAAGCCGGGCATCGTCAGGCTGAAGAAGGCGTGGCGCGGGTACTGGAAGCGGATCAGGCGCTGGTAGGGATCAGCGAAGCGGTGGCCAACATCACCGACATGACCACCCAGATTGCGGCGGCGACCGAAGAGCAAAGTGCGGTGGCTGAAGAGATCAGCCGCAACATCAGCAACATCTCGCAGCTGGCTGACCAGACGTCGGAACAGGCACAGCACTCGGCGCTGTTGAGTGAAGAGCTGACCAAGACGGCGAATACCCAGTATTCGTTGGTGGAGCGGTTTAACCGCTGA